The genomic interval CAAACAATCTGAACCGAAATCGCTTTAAGGCTATTGATAAGAAGCTGGCTATGAACGCCCTTAAGACATTGGAGCGAGCTCATATCACTTCGAGTACCAAACGAATcgttgaaaaaataaaagtagacAGGCTCTTATCTGCGGCGCATAGGTAATTAGCTAAGATAAAGCGAGATTTTGCAGCGAGCAATCCGACTAGGAATCGGATTTTAATCGGTAACCCAGCATATAGCTTTGCCAACCCCTCCTGGCATCGCCCACGCGCTTTTCCTCCCCCATAGCAAACAACAAACGCGGCGAAACGCAAATGACACAAAAGCAAAGCGACTGCAACCGCACTGCTTTTGCATACTATGCCCACTGCCGATGCAATAGACCAACAACGCACACAGCAGCGGGCAAATAGAGAGATatgtataaatacatatacaagATAAGGTCAGCAAATACATTATGATCGCCATTTTGTTGTGATTTCTAAACGTATTATTACTGTCCGCAGTTGATAACAGcgtttgttattaatataagGAATAGGACTTTATATGCTATATTTATAATCCTTTTAACAACAGTATAGCATATTATGTATTTATCATACTACGCCAACAATTAGGTATGGAATTCATagtatggtttttttttattttttattgtatcAGAATCAGCCCTTATCTTTTCCAACAATCAGTTGATCTTAGCCTTTGCCTAGTTCTTTAAATTCACTGATAGCCCCTAGTATCTTGACCTGCCCTGTGCAAAAGTAACAGCTGCAAGTGTCGTTTGTGTTgctacaacaacaaacacCATTCAAAAGGGACTGAGCATAGTGAACCGTTTTTATTTCATACGGAGCGCGCACtgaacgcacacacacatgggaCAGAGAAACGAAGAGCGGAAccaagaaacagaaacagggCACACAAGTGTGTTATTACTCAGTAATTGTGAAAATGTCAGAggcgcaacaacaaaagaggCAAAGCGAATTTGAGAACGTGCCGTGCCAACACTCATGAAAAAAGTGACTAATAAACGCTAAGCTATTTGCATCGACAGTATTAATAAcgcttttatttctgttttacGATTTCTCTATGACAGCTTCAAAAAGGAGTCTCCACGCAATCACACACACGCGCCAATCGGCCATCCCTCTCTGACGCATGATCTTAGCGGCGCGAGAGCGGTACGACTACAGCCATAAGAGCGCAAGAAGCTGCTGCGCATTTATCGGAAAAGAAGTGAagaaggaaaaggagaaggaagAAGAGAGCAGAAACCTGGTTGAAATTCACTAACTACTACTGAAATGGCTGCTATTGCCGCCTTGCCAACAACAACGTTGCggcgcagcaacaacagcaaccacaaaGGGGTAAGTTGTCGCAAGGAAAAGCCAGATATGTCTGTTAACTTGGCCTTTAAGCGACCCTTTGAGGGTGGATTTTATAACGTGACTCGAGTGGACACGCGGCAGTTGCACCAATACTTCTGTTTGCActcatatacatacatatgtatgtatgtatgtacatatgtttatatacAGACGAGTATCGTACATTCATTTACCCTTGAACACTGTTGTTAGCATTCAAGGACCTTAACATGCACACCCTTTGCATGATCGAAACGTACATTTTTAATCCTTTAGTTGCGCTTAATATTATAGCTTGTAGAGGCCTCTGTTTTCAGTGTAGTGCCaaattattacttttaatGTTACAGCTTGTAGAatgttcaaatatttgttaacGATGCTCATATAGAGCAACAATATTATCTTTTAttgtatacaaattttttaGAACTAATTTGAGTGCACGAGGTATTCAATAAGACATATATGGACATAACCCtgttttacaatttaaatttttatgaaaatcaCTGAGAGAACAAATTACTCATCTGCCCAGTAACACTTGTACATGTAAACTGTCATCGCGATATACCCTGATAATTATAAGATATCTATTATGTTATTAAATGactattttatattcaatgCTAATATTATGCGAATTATTCTcatctatacatatattagATCAAATCCCGTCGCAATGAGCGTAACATCCTAACTTTCTACGAAAAGATTGCCGTGATCCGTTACTATGAAGAGACCAACATCTCGAGGAACAGTCTGGCCAAGATGTTCCACTGCTGCGCCACCCAAATACGTAGAATCTTGGATAAGAAAAAGGATCTGCTCCAGCAGTTGGCCACCTTAAGCGAAGCAGATGCCTCCATTATAATCGAAGAGATGACGCGCAAGCGTCGCAAGTTTGAGATGAGTGCCATCAGTTTCCTTCTACACGAGTGGGTGGAAAGGTGCATCCAAATGCACTTGAACATCAGCATAAGGAACCAAAAACTGAAGGAAACCGCCATCCGGATGGCCGCTGTTCTGAACCTGCCCTCCTTTAGACCATCCTATCGATGGCTAAGCCGATTCCGCAACAAGTACAAGTACGAGGCTGATGAATTGGGTTACCAGGGCGAGAATCCCTTGAACCAGGATTTGCCAGTGGAAGACATTATTGTAGAGTTCAAGCATGCACTGCCGAACTTTATGCAACGGGAGCTGGACAATCCAGGCGAAGCAGTCACAAAAGGAGCTGTTCTACCAGATTTTGTCAATCTCTCCAGCGAAAACAGTGTTATGTCTGATCATCCAGAGGAGGATGATGAAGTGGAATTAGTAACCTGTGAGCCTACCATGATGTCCTCACCATTTAGCACACCAGAAGATGTAGAAGGGGAAAAACAGAGCGACCAGGAAAACCGAGATGATCAGATAAACGCTGGTACCAGCACTCTTCTGAATGGTGTTTTTCCGCATCTAGCCATTATCCATCAATTCGCTCTTATGAACTCGGATATACAGGCATTGGAAATCATCTCCCAATTGGGCGTGCACATGCAGCAACAGGCTGTTTCTGGAGCTTACCACACCCTGTCGCTGGCGACGACCGGAGGAGATGGGCAAGCGGATCCCGGGGCAGTCAGTCTTCCGGAACTGCCACCGGGAAGTATTTACGCCGATATCGATGACATCGAATTGATTGAGTAACAACCCCAAAGTAAACTAGGATAAAAATAGTCTAAACTTTAATGCCACAGTGTAGTCGTCTGTTATTTATGATCAACACAACGTTTCGTTATAAAAGTACTTAAGATTTTAGATTTAAATCGGAAACAATGAGTTCATTTTACCTTAATAGTACCTAGGACttcgattttatttaagtattttagTTGTAAATCAAATTCGCTTTGATTTATTAAAGGGTCAATAAACCAGCACTGCTTATtatgaacattttttaatttaaaaattccaaGATCATTTGAATGATGGTAATTTTCGATAACGTAGCTTATATGAATTCAGAAATATATGTTGTAATTGTTTATAAGCTATCTCTAAACATACCATGCGCTTATCCGGTATAATTATCATATCAGAACTGCATTCGGGAGTGGCTAGTTGTGGCTTGACCTCgccctcctcctcttcctcgcCCTCTTCGGCCTGTTGTTCCTCCTCGCCCATGTCCATAGGACTGTTGAGGACGACGAGATCTTTGGGACAGGTCCTATCGACCCTGGCATCGTGCTCGACTAGTCCAAAGTCCTTGCGTGCGGCCAGCAGACGCTCTCGCATCTCGGCGTGGGTCTTTAGCTCCGCAGGAGTTCGTTGAGGTATAATACACATGGTGTACTCGTCGTAGAGGGcacatttctttttataagGCCTTATAAAGCGGGACTCCTCCGCCTTCTGGTGGATGCGACGCAGCTCATCCTCGATGGTTAACACTTGAGAGATCGTAGAGTTGGGAGGCTTTTTTTTACACACGCGTTCGCGGGGCGGACAGTTCTCCGCCTTCCATTCCGGCGACGTTTCGTTGCCCAGAAAGGTACGAATCTCATAGGGATTGTTCGAGGGAGCGCACTCGGCGTTCACTTCCACGAattttttcaacatttttgcaAAACACTGACGATTTTGCAGGAGTTGGGAATAAAACTAGTAATTTTGTAGCACGACACGTTCGTTAGGCTTTAAACTTGTTATACAAATGAGAGGTTTTTAGTTTTGATTTCAAGCTAAAGGCTCACTATGTAATTTGAATTGTGAATCAGGGGAATATTAAACTTTTAGCAACGAATAGTTGCTGTTTCTCTATTCAGCTCCTTAGAGCGACcaagttatttatttgaatccaacatatatgtattcttTTGTATAGCTAAACGTAATCTTTTGGATTCAAAAATCGCGCGCTGTGTGCGCCCATTCACAATAGATCGCTTCGTTCTTGGTCcgtttttccgctttccaGCTAACGGGCACACTtgccacaaaaacaacaatcaaCGCTCGATGCAGAATTAAACAAAGAGTAATTTTGTATTTAGAGCCTCCCACGGGctaaaaacaatcaaaatgtGGATTCAGCCCAAGGAGCTGCTCCTGCCCTCGGCGTTTTGGTGAGTTATAGCCCAAATCCGCAGCTAAATCGCAGAATTCAGAATGTCTAAATTAAAGGGCTGCATGAGTGTGTGGGTGAATTGGGATGGACGGCATGTGTATATgcaattttatgtttatggaAGATATCTTATGGAATGCGATTATCGCGAAGTGCAGGCGACACGGGGAACAGTCAATCACGTATTTGGACTATGCATAAACGTCTTACTTGCCGTTagttaaattgcatttgttgaTAACTCAGTGAGCCAAAAGTTCAAGACTCCAACTCTTCGGCTCGTCGGTTCTGATTTCGAAACGCAAAAAGTGGCAGCTGTGTAAAGTCAGCttgaaaattgatttccaACTGTTTCCTGCTGCGTAGAAAAATGCAGACACCCTCCCTCTAGAATGTAGCTCCTATTAAGTGGGGCCGTCCCACCTTGATAAGCCGATTTTAAAAGAGAATCCCATTATTTTCGCCCACAGGATTGCCGAGATGCACTCGAGATATTTTGTCCTGCAGAAGAGACGTGGTCATGGGGAATCCCGCGGATTCGGTTCCATGTTGGTGGGCACCTACGACAGCGTGATGAACACCAAACCGGCTCCCTATCGCATCCTGCACCAGACGCCCTCGTCGGAGGTGTCTTACGGTAGGTTCAATATCTCGGACTCATCCGCTCTATCAGTTCCAGCACCTCGAGCCTGTGCAGTATGCCTAGCAATCTGTGACCGTGAATCATCGGGCTTTGACTCGCATTTATGGGAGTATGCCAATATTTCTTTCATCTACGGTTCCCTCAGCGCTTACGTAAACACGGAACGGAACTGATTACAAAAGCTTTGGAGGCTGGCTCGTTCCTTTTGTTattcaatttatataaaattaagaaAAGAAGGCGGTAGACGGAGTGGGGTATATACCCCCCTATTAGTCATTTTTTATCACAAAGTCCATAATGCCCATTATATTAAGGATCAGTTAAATTACTTGTTCTGTAGTTCACGTGTTCTATAGTTCAAAATTTAGATCAATAACTAGAATCTATTCCTTACAGAAATCGCCATTGGCATAACCCAGGATGAGATTGTTAAGGATTGGGAATGGCTGAAAGCAAATCTTTTTAAAGTGCTGGACGAGATGGAGAACGAGGACGAGGTGACCAACTTCACCATATGCAAGATCCAATCTCTGTACACGCAAAACAATCAAGATGACACTGGGGAATCGGCCGATTTCAAGGTTATGAAATCAAAGTTTAGACAGATTTTCAAGATGCCCGAGGAAGAGCGTTTAGTTAACTGCTATTCGGCCACGTAAGCATATGTTTCTTTTAAAAGTCTCTATTTACTGAATATTGAATTCCAGCTATGTAAAAAACAAGATACCAAGGCAGGGTCAGCTTTACATTTCGCTAAACCATGTCTGCTTCTACTCCTACATGCTGGGTCAAGAGATAAAGCGTATTATACGCTTCGCAGAGCTTGAGGACATCAGCCGAAATGCGAATACCATCTATCTGAAAACCACCAATAACATGACCTACAACTTTACAATGCTCTTTAACGCCAGCGAGGCGCACTTATTGATTGAGCAGCTCAACAAAATGGCCATACAGCAGCTAATCCATGATCCAGATAGTCCTGTAGTCGACCACGATACTTCAAATTTCTCACGGTTGGGTGCCAAAACGTCCAAGAAACCCGTGCTACTGCGCGATTTGACAGCTCGCCAGAAATCCGAGGAGTTCCGAATTTATTTTCGATTGCCACAATCGGAAATAATTGACGGAAAGATTAAGGCTAACATCTGGACACCCTACTCAAAGCGGTTCAATTCAGGATTTATCTACTTATCGCCGAacttcttttgttttcgtaGCGATGTAAAGGATTTGGTCAGCGTTGTTATACCCATGAAGACCATAAAGGTTCGCTGAAGAAATTGCCTAATTTCGATTGAATTCATTATTGTTTGCATTGTTTAGAGCGTTGAAAAGAAGGACGATGGCCAGCAACGGTTCGAAAAtcaaattgtaattattacaTCGGAGAATGTGCCTTTCATGTTTGCTCATATTGTCGACAGGGATGTGTTAATCTCCAAGATCACAGACCTTCTGGCACGAATTCATGTGTAAGTATTAAATTGACAATCTATTTCTCTCCAATTCTCGATCCTAACAATACCATCTATTCAACGCAGTCCTGTGAGTCGCGAACGTGCCAAATATGATATTTCGTGGAGCAAGCAGACCGCGCTGATGAACACATTCAAGACACAGTTCAGCGCAGAGATCATACAGAAGCAGGAGGAAAAGATGATGCGCTGGGAGGCGCATTTCCGGGACTTCGGACGAGGCATTGGAATGTTTCGCACAACAGATGTGATAAATTTAATAGTGGAGGGTATTCCCGACAAACTTCGGCAGGAGATCTGGCTGATATTCTCGGGGGCAATCCACGACAAAGAGATGAATCCCGGACTGTACGAGGATCTCGTAGAGAAGGCAGCCTGCATAAAAAACTGCTTTGCCCACGACGAAATAGATCGGGATTTACCGCGTTCGCTGCCCGAGCATCCGGCATTTCAGAGCACTGATGGCATAGGTGCTCTGCGGAGAGTCCTTCAGGCCTATGCTCTGCGCAACCCACAAGTAGGCTACTGTCAGGCCATGAATATTGTGTCGTCGGTGTTCCTGCTTTTCTGTGATGAAGAGAACGCCTTCTGGATGCTGGCCAGCCTATGCGAGAACCTACTACCGGATTACTACAAGGATAAGGTAGTGGGCGCCCAAATCGATCAAGGTGTGCTTAACGAACTGGTGGAGACGCATCTGCCCGATTTGCACGGCCACCTGGAGCAGTTAGGAGTGATTAAGATGATTTCCATTTCCTGGTTCCTTACCATCTTCATGAGCGTGATCAGCTACGAGAGCTCGCTGCACATCCTGGACTGTTTCTTCTACGAGGGCGCGAAGATTATCTTTATGATTTCACTGCAAATCATTGAATGGAACAGGGAAAAGCTGTTGCACTGCCAGGATGATGGCGAAGCCATGCTAGTTTTGCAGAACTACTTGGAGGGAATCTACAATCCGGAGTACCAGGTTCCTCCTACAACGGACAAACGGAAGATGGAGCGTAAAGTCCAAACACAAACAGTTCAGACCCTAATCCACGAGGCGTACACAAAATTCGGCGAGGAAATCACACAGCAGCGCATCGAGGAGTTACGCAACAAACATCGCCGCTTAACGATGCGGCAGTTCGATATCGACAACGAGAAGACCATTGTTAAGGCCTACGTCCAGAATGCGTATTTCAGCCGCAGTGAACTGCATATGCTGCTCACCATTATCCGGGAGGAAAAGCACGCCCTCAAGTccctgcaacagcagcagcaaaaggtTCAATGCCCCTTATCTGAGACTCCCCAGCTGGTGCCTCAGTCCCCAAGCAGACCGATTCAAGATGCCGGCGCATTTGGAGGCAGATACGAGGCTTACAGTGTCAACTATGAGGTATTCCACACGCTTTTTACGGAACTCACGCCCTGGCGCAAGTGCGTCAGCGTAGACATTGGCGAAAAACTGTTCAGGGTATGTAACTAATCGTGGGATAAGCATTGTCATGAAACTGTATGTCTCTGTTTTCGTTTTCCAGCTTACAGATAAGAAGGGAACTGGCGTTCTCGACTTTGGACAGCTCATCAATGCCTTGGGCCTGGTCTGCTCCAACAAGAACATGGAGAAGCTGAAACTCCTTTACGTTCTGCATCTTCCGCCTCTGTTGTCCAAAGCGGAGATTGAACGATCACGTCGCCCGCGCCCACGCATAAAAGATGATGCCGAGGAGGCTTTCGAGGCGGAGGATTTCTTTGAGTGAGTTGTTTTTCAGAACCAACCTATTACGAACTAAAACCATGAATCTCTTATTTAGTAATGACGCCTCTGAGTCGATGGAAGCGCTGCCCTCGCCCTCGGATCACAACTTTGATGCCGATGACTTTGCCCTGATTAGTGCCACTCAGCATCTGCACAACCTGGCCGGAATCTCGGGCAACACATTTATGGACCTGTCACGCACTCCCAATCTGTCGCTGAACTCTAACACCTCCTCGTTGGCGCATCGCAGCTCAACCTTCTATGTGGACCTGCCGGGACTCCAGGGTACTGCAACATCCACTGATGCTGGGCGGGACGAAGACGAACTCCAGCGAGAGCTTCGCCAGCAGGGCCGTTACGAATCGATTGACACATTTTCGGATATTTCAGATCTGGGAGCGGCACGCATTACGCCGCCCGGAGTGGCTGCGGCAGCCGGAGCAGCCTCTGCTGCGGCCGCTGATCACATGCTTCTCAATGTCGAGACCATTTCAAATTTCTCACAGATCAGCGACCTAGTTGCGGCCACACGGCTGGAGCGTGCCGACTCGAATGCCACGGACTCGCGCAGCTTGGGCAGTCTTGGCTATCTGCTGGACCAGCCGGATGAAGGCGCTTCTAGTTCGCAGCATAGCATTCCCCACATGCGTAAGGAGAATTTTCAGCTGTTGTGGCGGAGCATCATAGAGATCATGGGTCTGGTCCAAGATGAAGAGATGCAAAGGGCTTGTAAGTAAAgactttaaaaattgaaagtACCATTCAAACCTGTTATTCATTTTTGAGATGAGAATCTCCTTGAGcttggcaacagcaacattaaGAAGGAGCCCAGCCTGGAGAGCTTTACCCAGCTAAATATGGGTAGCGATGAGGTATGTCTTGCTTTGTCCTTTGAAAGATACTCAATAACCACAGGAAAACTGGATCTACCTTCAGCAACCGGATAGCAATGGCAATCCGACCACTCCCGCAGCAGAGCCCATTGGCACCACACGCCTCTTTGTGGCTTTGGAAGAGGAGCTGCGTCAGGCGAGCGGAAAGTCCCGGACAACAACGACAAGCAGCGgggacagcagcagcagcagcactaaCATTTCCGAGTCCTGGCACATATCTATCAGCCAGTTCATCGCTACGGTTTTGACCGTCAACAGCATTGTAAGAGGTTTCCAAACATCCATCCAAATAAGCGAACAGATCGAGCAATTGCAAAAGAAGCGGCGCAAGTGTTTGTCTACCAATTACTGAATTATCATAGTCCTATCCCTTTCCTATCCCCCCAAAAATGTATTAGCCATATTCTATGAGAACCTGACCGACCCTTTATCCTTGTGCAATGCGACAAGCTTTTAAACGTATCCatgttatatgtatgtatattgtattGCCTCTACCGTTAAGTTAAGACAATTGTTTGTGAATATAATTCTATTATTCCTATTATAAAACGAAGTCACATATAAATAATGATCGATGTGGTTTTCTTTTATACATACTTTATGTACTTTTCGGGTGACCTTTCCCGTTTGAACATTTCTTAGAGTTTAAACTTTTATAGGTTTAAAtgtaacaacaataatataaaatcatttcAGAAGTTATTCACATTGTCCATCGATCACTTAAGATTCCCATACGAGTTCGTGGGTTTTATCCATCCATTTACACACCTACTCTTCCATGGCGACTTGCTGCGAGCTCCTTCTGTTCGCCGACGCATGTTGTCGTTCGTGCTCCGCCGTTCGCACTAGACACTCTTCGTAGGTCCATTTAGGGAAGACTCTCTTGTAGAGGTACATGAAAGCAGTGTCGTAGGATCGCAACTGCCCATCAAAGTAGCACTTCATATGACCGTGCGTGCCCAGCGACTCTTTGATGTGTCCCAGGCGTCCGCACTTGGTTCTTAGTTTCACTGGCTTGAAGTACTCGACGTCCTCCTTGTAGAAGAACATGTATCGAATCGAAGCTGACTTGCGATTAATACGCATGGGATGACCGCTGAGAACAACGCGCTTGAGAACAATGCGATCTGGATTGCAAGAGAGCAGGCGTCCACGGGCCACCAGCGCCAGGGTGGAGTCGGGATTCACTTTAAAGGCCAGAACGGCTGCCGGAGGGAACTGAATCGGTGCGTAAAACGTGGCGCAAACTGTCTCGTATGGACGGAAGTAGCGTTCGAACTGGAAAAATATAATCCATTAATAAAGATTTAATTTGATACGAGTCCAAATATTACCTTATGCTTATCCCCATTGGTGTGCTGACTGTAAATGGGATTCACAAGAAAGCGTCGATAGCCGCACTGGATGATCAACTGTTCCTTAGACTTCAGCGGCACCTCTGAGTCGGGCATTCGCTGCAGTACTACGTTCATTACGCACATCTGGTGCTCGTGAGGTAGCATTCCATACACGATAATATTGTCTGTGAGCTGGGCAGACTTGAAGGCATTCCAGCGACTTTCAGGAACATTGATCACATGAAGAGTTACATAAAAACCGGGCTGAAAGCAAAATAAGTAAGCTTATAAAAcctaaattattaaatatccTTACCAACACGCCCTCGAACTCCTTGCCTTCATTAAGAATCCTACGCTTGGTGCGGTCGAAGTTCTGGAACTGATAGATGCGAGCATAGTCAGCGGGAAGATTCTCCTTGGCATCCCAAGGCGATGTTCGGAAGGACTCCAAGCCGCGGTATTTCTGGAACCTCTCCCGAGCAGGCACATCCAAAGGAGTGTCAATCTCATCGGGCCAAAGCTGATCCGTGCGTGCTTGCTGCAGCTTCTTAAGAGTCTCACGCTCCTCCTGAAAGTCCATCTGCTGATCGTATTTTTCGTCGTTGTTAGCAGCCTCCGAGGCCACGGACACGCTATCCTGGAACTCCTCAGTGTCTGAATCCCGCCTTTCGTACTCATCCTCAAATGATTTGTTGTCGCACGACATGAAGTCCCCATCATCGTCTTCTtcgtcctcatcatcgtcatcataACTCATGTCATCGTCATCCTCCTTGCCGTCTGGGTCTTCCACTTCCTCAACATCCGGAATCCAAGCAGCCTGGTACTCGCTATAGCCCTTGGGAACACGCTTGACCAGCTTCATTTTCTTAGTTTCTGCTTGCGAGGCGGCGATCTCCTCCTCAGTGGGCCACGTCTGCTCTGCGTCCATGGGGTCGGGTATGTTTTCGCTTTGGAGAGAAGTGCGCTTAAGGGGATCACTGCGATCCAAGAGACGCACCTCGTCATTTTCGCCGTCGCGAGATTTATCTAGCTTATACGGATCTGGAGGGGCTACAACCTGGCTGAGCTGGAAATCACCCAAACCGGGAATGTGGACCAAACCATTCACGTTTAGAGATTGTCCGCGTAAAAAGCCAGTGACTTCTAGGGTACCCAGATCGTCGCTGGGATCTGAACTCGGTTTAAACTCTACCACATCGCCAAAGAGATGTGGCCGATTGGCAACGTTATGGAGGATGCGCTTCTTTTGGCCGCCAATGCGCCGCATCACATTCAAACCTTCGCTAGCTGTGTCCAATTGCATGATCTTCTCCTCAGGCAACAGCTTTGAAATGATCTTTTGAGCCGCCTGCTTGGCAGCAGACCGACGCTTGGGATTGATTGACTCCAGATCCATTAGGGCTACCACCGGAGTGGGTATTCCCTGAGCAGATATCATGTTAAAGATTCGTTGACCCCAGCGGTCGAATATCTCGTCATCGCCAAAGGCGGCGGAGGTCAAAAGCAGGGTGGTGTCGCAAACCTTCAGGTAATCCAGGGCAATTAGCTCATTTCCACGACCCACAGGTGGTgtgacaaaagcaaaacgcTGCTTGAACCTTGGAAGATTGATGTAAACAATGCCACTTGGGGAGTTCTCCACCACCAATTCGCTGTCACAGCCCTGAAGGATTTCCAATGCGGACTTGGGATCTATCTGTTCGTGCATGGGTAGTAGGCACACGAGAAAGGGAGCTGTGTTTTGACCACCTAGCTTTCTCTTTTGCTCCAACACCTCCTCCCTTTTATTCTTCCGAAGCTGGTTCATCTGGTTGCGACGCTGCTCCTTgcgctgttgctgcttgtgCTTGTGGGAGATGGGCCTCAGTCCAATCTTTCCTGTGGTAGGTAGCACCATGTGGGTCAGAACTTTGGAGCATTCGTATAAGATTTTCACATACCTTTTTGGGCATTGTCTATCGCTCCTTTGGAGCGATGACGACCCGTTTTGTGAGCCTTGTTCGCTTGTTTCAGCGGCCCGGGCCTATGAAACGCGTGATCCGCCATAGTTAACGTTAAATTCCAATCAATTTACGCTGTTTAGTTTCTCAAGCTAGAGCACATGTTCTGACAATACAATGTTTTTCTCGATATCTCTACGTTATTGTTGATATCGATGTGAAGCGATGTTTTGCAAAACATCGCCTTAGCGCTTAACAGCAGTGGTGAGTATGTTAGAACGCAGCTGCTAACAGCTGCTGTTTTGGGCGCCAAATTCAAAAATGTGTTATTGTACTGTACAGCCCTTCCAGTGGTATATTCAATTcccaaaaatgaaacaaatagcttctttgttttttaaacCACATTCaatgtaaatatgtatttgcTGTTTATGGTATAGACTGACGTCTGCTTGAATATAACGCTGTTTAGTAGCTAATTTACATCCATCCCGTGATATACGCATGCGTCGGATTCTTTATCTTTTGCTGTAGTGCCTCAGAatatagtatatgtatgttcaaCTTGTTCAACTGCCTTTGATTATTTCCAACACCTTTGTCTGGGCGCgctattcaaattattttcgaaTGGGTTTATGATTGGGCTTACACTGGCGTAAT from Drosophila yakuba strain Tai18E2 chromosome 3L, Prin_Dyak_Tai18E2_2.1, whole genome shotgun sequence carries:
- the LOC6534663 gene encoding pre-rRNA-processing protein TSR1 homolog, producing MADHAFHRPGPLKQANKAHKTGRHRSKGAIDNAQKGKIGLRPISHKHKQQQRKEQRRNQMNQLRKNKREEVLEQKRKLGGQNTAPFLVCLLPMHEQIDPKSALEILQGCDSELVVENSPSGIVYINLPRFKQRFAFVTPPVGRGNELIALDYLKVCDTTLLLTSAAFGDDEIFDRWGQRIFNMISAQGIPTPVVALMDLESINPKRRSAAKQAAQKIISKLLPEEKIMQLDTASEGLNVMRRIGGQKKRILHNVANRPHLFGDVVEFKPSSDPSDDLGTLEVTGFLRGQSLNVNGLVHIPGLGDFQLSQVVAPPDPYKLDKSRDGENDEVRLLDRSDPLKRTSLQSENIPDPMDAEQTWPTEEEIAASQAETKKMKLVKRVPKGYSEYQAAWIPDVEEVEDPDGKEDDDDMSYDDDDEDEEDDDGDFMSCDNKSFEDEYERRDSDTEEFQDSVSVASEAANNDEKYDQQMDFQEERETLKKLQQARTDQLWPDEIDTPLDVPARERFQKYRGLESFRTSPWDAKENLPADYARIYQFQNFDRTKRRILNEGKEFEGVLPGFYVTLHVINVPESRWNAFKSAQLTDNIIVYGMLPHEHQMCVMNVVLQRMPDSEVPLKSKEQLIIQCGYRRFLVNPIYSQHTNGDKHKFERYFRPYETVCATFYAPIQFPPAAVLAFKVNPDSTLALVARGRLLSCNPDRIVLKRVVLSGHPMRINRKSASIRYMFFYKEDVEYFKPVKLRTKCGRLGHIKESLGTHGHMKCYFDGQLRSYDTAFMYLYKRVFPKWTYEECLVRTAEHERQHASANRRSSQQVAMEE